A region of Cucumis melo cultivar AY chromosome 2, USDA_Cmelo_AY_1.0, whole genome shotgun sequence DNA encodes the following proteins:
- the LOC103492204 gene encoding uncharacterized protein LOC103492204, giving the protein MANRLLLPSPNQWPVGFRFHPTDEELINHYLKNKIVGQESLVQFIPQVDICKYEPWELPGLSNDQTGEQRWFFFSAQDFKYSNGRRSKRATGTGYWKSTGKDRKIRARGTNKLIGTKKTLVFYRGRVPKGIRTNWVIHEYHLHPEPNFTYLTSYVICLLKRKWDESDVLIRDEAERNDLLTSTNVATTNQNKEIPGNGQSLIQPDLHVSDYDFPELQSPLFSEPEPTSLGFQITNSHGAHVINRPTDEAINSVFVDDENFFHEGTPNSSFSDFNWEELLNLVDEDQSSSGMDTTPTCQYDHDFPIFFDKRARSIIQTKNMPIIEESHRSPLASKILKTGGVEELSSTRHRKESFQINSCHRDDSDKELRNFSSRRQLKYHKELQNVELQSVELQSGVELQSVELQSVRSIDLSSVHPHEDVMSINCLTLCHSDDSDREGRNFSSQRQPKPHKDLDHVESSQSIRSIDLSFVHPSEDFMSINCLTLCRSDDSDRAGRNFSSQRQPTKSHKVLDHVESSQNVQSIDLSSPRPRIDGMYINCITSCRSDDYDKAIRNFSSQHQPKSHKVLDHVESSENGRSIDLSSARHRKDVMSINCITSCGSTDFDRAVRNFSSQRQPKSHKVLDHVESSENGRSIDISSARHRKDVMSINCITSCGSADSDRAVRNFSSQRQPKSHKVRDHIKASQNVQSKKETQLQLVSSLSKVKAVPERIEVVKPAASSNKDTAEDKLSEVENGAANRPKPTGQGSRGSRIMFLKYPDYKMHSPQIKSRLVFGQSMCRLHFVREGRKTSATVWKLRINGAGNYTHTNKLPMFSCTKMEF; this is encoded by the exons ATGGCCAATCGCCTTCTCCTTCCTTCTCCTAATCAATGGCCGGTTGGATTCCGGTTCCACCCAACTGATGAGGAGCTGATTAATCATTATCTCAAAAACAAGATTGTGGGTCAAGAATCTCTCGTTCAATTCATTCCTCAAGTTGATATCTGCAAGTATGAGCCATGGGAACTCCCTG GTTTATCAAATGATCAAACAGGGGAGCAGCGGTGGTTCTTCTTTTCGGCTCAAGATTTCAAGTATTCCAATGGCCGTCGTTCTAAAAGGGCTACAGGAACTGGGTACTGGAAATCCACGGGCAAGGACCGGAAAATCAGGGCTCGAGGGACTAACAAGTTGATTGGTACTAAGAAAACTCTTGTCTTCTATAGGGGTCGGGTTCCGAAGGGGATCAGGACCAATTGGGTTATACACGAGTATCATCTTCACCCAGAACCCAACTTCACATACCTG ACGTCGTATGTTATTTGTCTCCTAAAGAGAAAGTGGGACGAGAGTGATGTTTTGATACGTGATGAAGCTGAACGAAATGATCTTTTGACTTCGACCAATGTAGCCACAACAAAccaaaataaagag ATTCCAGGAAATGGACAATCGTTGATTCAACCAGATCTCCATGTTTCGGATTACGATTTTCCTGAATTGCAGTCCCCTTTGTTTTCTGAGCCTGAACCTACTTCATTGGGTTTCCAAATTACCAATAGCCATGGGGCTCACGTAATAAATAGACCTACTGATGAGGCTATTAACTCAGTTTTTGTTGATGATGAAAATTTCTTTCATGAAGGGACACCGAATAGTTCGTTCAGTGATTTTAATTGGGAGGAGCTGCTTAACTTGGTCGATGAAGACCAGAGCAGTAGTGGCATGGATACAACTCCAACCTGTCAG TATGATCATGATTTTCCCATCTTCTTCGATAAACGTGCTCGTTCAATTATACAAACGAAAAATATGCCAATAATTGAAGAATCGCATAGAAGCCCACTCGCTTCAAAGATCCTCAAGACGGGAGGAGTGGAAGAACTTTCCTCTACCCGCCATCGTAAAGAAAGCTTCCAAATCAACTCATGCCATAGGGATGACTCTGACAAGGAACTAAGAAATTTCAGCTCTCGACGTCAACTTAAATACCATAAGGAACTACAAAATGTGGAACTACAAAGTGTGGAACTACAAAGTGGTGTGGAACTACAAAGTGTGGAACTACAAAGTGTTCGGTCGATAGATCTTTCCTCTGTCCACCCTCATGAAGATGTTATGTCCATCAACTGCCTAACATTGTGCCATAGTGATGACTCTGACAGGGAAGGAAGAAATTTCAGCTCTCAACGTCAACCTAAACCCCATAAGGATCTAGACCACGTTGAGTCTTCACAAAGTATTCGGTCGATAGATCTTTCCTTTGTCCACCCCAGTGAAGATTTTATGTCCATCAACTGCCTAACATTGTGCCGTAGTGATGACTCTGACAGGGCAGGAAGAAATTTCAGCTCTCAACGTCAACCTACTAAATCCCATAAGGTTCTAGACCATGTAGAGTCTTCACAAAATGTTCAGTCGATAGATCTTTCCTCTCCCCGCCCTCGTATAGATGGGATGTACATCAACTGCATAACATCGTGCAGAAGTGATGACTATGACAAAGCAATTAGAAATTTCAGCTCTCAACATCAACCTAAATCCCATAAGGTTCTAGACCATGTAGAGTCTTCAGAAAATGGTCGGTCAATAGATCTTTCCTCTGCCCGTCATCGTAAAGATGTCATGTCCATCAACTGCATAACATCGTGCGGTAGTACTGACTTTGACAGAGCAGTAAGAAATTTCAGCTCTCAACGTCAACCTAAATCCCATAAGGTTCTAGACCATGTAGAGTCTTCAGAAAATGGTCGGTCAATAGATATTTCCTCTGCCCGCCATCGTAAAGATGTCATGTCCATCAACTGTATAACATCGTGCGGTAGTGCTGACTCTGACAGAGCAGTAAGAAATTTCAGCTCTCAACGTCAACCTAAATCCCATAAGGTTCGAGACCATATCAAAGCTTCACAAAATGTCCAGTCGAAGAAGGAAACTCAGCTCCAATTAGTATCATCCCTCAGCAAG GTTAAAGCAGTTCCAGAACGAATTGAAGTTGTCAAACCAGCTGCATCTTCAAATAAAGATACTGCTGAAGACAAGCTAAGTGAAGTTGAGAATGGTGCAGCCAACCGGCCAAAGCCAACTGGCCAAGGGTCTCGAGGGTCAAGGATAATGTTCCTCAAGTATCCTGACTATAAAATGCATTCACCACAAATCAAGTCTCGCCTTGTATTTGGCCAGAGCATGTGTAGGCTTCATTTTGTTCGTGAAGGTCGCAAGACAAGTGCTACTGTATGGAAATTGAGGATAAACGGTGCAGGTAATTATACTCATACTAACAAGTTACCCATGTTTTCTTGTACAAAGATGGAGTTTTGA
- the LOC103492206 gene encoding protein CUP-SHAPED COTYLEDON 3-like: MANCLLLPPHNLFPVGFRFHPTDEELFNHYLKNKIVGQESLVQYIRQVDICNFEPWELPSLSNDQTGDHQWFFFSAQDFKYSNGRRSNRATKTGYWKSTGKDRKIMARGTKILIGTKKTLVFYSGRVPSGIKTNWVIHEYHLHPDPNLAELKSFVICVLKRKFEESDVLMFEEAEPNGLLTSTNVATGNQNRETPGNGHSLFQSDLQVSDYGVSELESLLFSDPEPTSMDFQVINSYGTHINGHTDEDVNPVLVDDENCFDEGTPNSSTSNFNWEEMLDLINDDQGGGFSGNTGIDTALSWKYDHASPSFFGESACSRIQTKSIPMIKESRRSPLTSKILRLDHSDDSDRGTRNFSSQHQPKSHKALDHVDTPQNVQSKRETHIQVVSSLSKAEAVPKRIKIVRPAATSNKDIVVDQQSEVENRRLKSTGHGSLKSGGRCSSSILTTKCIDHKLSPASYFARACLGFILFITVAREVLLYGN; encoded by the exons ATGGCCAATTGCCTCCTCCTTCCTCCTCACAATCTATTCCCAGTTGGATTCCGTTTCCATCCTACAGATGAGGAGCTGTTTAATCACTATCTCAAGAACAAGATTGTTGGTCAAGAATCCCTCGTTCAGTACATTCGTCAAGTTGATATCTGCAACTTTGAGCCATGGGAACTCCCTA GTCTCTCAAATGATCAAACAGGGGATCACCAgtggtttttcttttctgctCAAGATTTCAAGTATTCCAATGGACGTCGATCCAATAGGGCCACGAAAACTGGGTATTGGAAATCCACTGGCAAGGACCGTAAAATCATGGCTCGAGGAACCAAAATCTTGATTGGTACTAAGAAAACTCTAGTTTTTTACAGTGGCAGGGTTCCTAGTGGGATCAAGACCAATTGGGTTATACATGAGTATCATCTTCATCCAGACCCCAACCTCGCTGAACTG AAGTCGTTTGTGATTTGTGTCCTAAAGAGAAAGTTCGAGGAGAGTGATGTTTTGATGTTTGAAGAAGCTGAACCAAATGGTCTTTTGACTTCGACGAATGTAGCCACAGGGAACCAAAATCGAGAG ACTCCAGGAAATGGACATTCATTGTTTCAATCAGATCTCCAGGTTTCGGATTACGGTGTTTCCGAATTGGAGTCCCTTTTGTTTTCAGACCCTGAACCCACTTCAATGGATTTCCAAGTTATCAATAGCTATGGCACTCACATAAATGGACATACCGATGAGGATGTTAACCCAGTTCTTGTTGATGATGAAAATTGTTTTGATGAAGGGACACCAAATAGTTCGACCAGTAATTTCAACTGGGAGGAGATGCTTGACTTGATTAATGATGATCAGGGTGGTGGATTCAGCGGTAACACTGGCATAGATACAGCTTTAAGCTGGAAG TATGACCATGCTTCTCCCAGCTTTTTTGGTGAGAGTGCCTGCTCAAGGATACAAACTAAAAGTATACCGATGATTAAAGAATCTCGTAGAAGCCCACTCACTTCGAAGATCCTCAGGTTGGACCACAGTGATGACTCTGACCGGGGAACAAGAAACTTCAGCTCTCAACATCAACCTAAATCCCATAAGGCTCTAGACCACGTAGATACTCCACAAAATGTCCAGTCAAAGAGGGAAACTCATATCCAAGTAGTGTCATCCCTTAGCAAG GCCGAAGCAGTTCCAAAACGAATTAAAATTGTCAGACCTGCTGCAACTTCAAATAAAGACATTGTTGTAGACCAACAAAGTGAAGTTGAGAATAGGCGGTTAAAGTCAACTGGCCATGGGTCTCTTAAGAGTGGAGGAAGGTGTTCATCAAGTATCTTGACTACAAAATGCATTGACCACAAATTAAGTCCAGCCTCTTATTTTGCCAGAGCATGTTTAGGCTTCATTTTGTTCATCACAGTTGCAAGGGAAGTGTTGCTTTATGGAAATTGA